The Argiope bruennichi chromosome 9, qqArgBrue1.1, whole genome shotgun sequence nucleotide sequence gcttcatttaaaagtgtctggagcactgcttcataataggatcagtaaactgaatgatatttcgggcccacgttttagcgccatctgctaagccttgtttatcactgggacactaacagggagatgcggtcttagagaccgcactcgaagaaataactgaattatttaaaaaagcatctgctaatatcggttgaaaaagtgcacgtgtattgaaggtcacaaaacaggaagctacagggtcaatccattcaattgagctaaaaatagaataggagtgacagaaaatccatcgctagcggtctcacagaccgcacgtccccagttaaggattaaaAATAGATTCACGCTGCACACAAGCGACTAAGCTTGCGGTAAAGAAACACCAATGTATAGTCGGGTACAACGATCATTCATTTTCAAGAAGTTGTTTTCTAGCGTTAGAAAGGTGATCACGCGGCCATACTTTGATGCATAAGCCATGAGTCTCCCGATTCCTCGAAAAGAGTCTTATTATTATTCCCTGTTACATTTGGAATTCCCGATGCATACTCAGTCGCATCTGCATGTCCCGAAACCAGGTAGGAAAAATTCGAGCACACGATCCAAGAAGCGATTTGAGATGATCCAACGAGATTCACTTATCCTGCCACGGAAATGGCGCGTTCCTTTTTTGTTAGCTTGTGGGCCGGCTTAGCTAGGTCTATGaatctttttataaatcattcataataaaaacattaatctcAGAAAAATTCCTAAACTTATCTCATTTTTGGGTGATGGAAAACTTGAAATGGGTCGCCATTTTGTTTGGATCACGGTGGATTCTATTTTCACCAACCAGATGTCCTggaattttctattcatttcaaaatgacaTTAGTGAGAGTTTACCCAGCATTTTTGTGTGCATTTCATCCTATTCTTAGTCACATGAGATACCAAAGTAAATGGTGCATGGATTATTAGCATTCTTTTTTGTCCTCTTCCAGTCATATCTATTGACATATAAgaatttaacagaaaatgaataCTGCAACAGTTGTTCCTGCGTATTTTTTATGTACACACTGCATATATTTATtcacaaacaatttatttataaatataaataaatatttcaatatattaatccCATACTgcaaaaagaagttaaataaaatctatgaaagaatattttttaaaatttagttatcatttacaatatatttcaataagaaaaaaacattctgaaGGAGAAATAAATTCTGGATTCCATAAAAACTTACAAAtgtatcttcaaattttaatttaaaaaatctaataaaaattgaaacaattcatTTGAGACTCCACGTTGAAATGAttctgcaaaatgtttttttgattattattttcttaaaatattactaaagtgAATTAACCTTTCGATTTACTTAACGAACAGTTCTTTACCTCTTGACGACCACCATATCTCCCTTTCGGATATCACCCACCTCATATCTGAAAGAACTTTACGATTGCACAGGTCGACAATACATGATAATGAAACCATGACAATGATTACATTCAGGatcagtattttcaaaaatgaagacaCTTAAGTACAATGGCTGCTGCTTAGTATAATCACAGTTCATGTTATCATTCACTTCTTATTGTTTGTCAAGATCCTTGGGTCCCGAATCTTTGTATTTGTTGAGTAGGATCGGTTCATTTGACACATTTGAAGCAGGGAATCGACCGATTCTTTACTTTCAACCGCTGTGAACGATGAATGTTCCTAGCATTTCTTGCTACACTAGTAAGGAAACATTTTGAGGACTTATTTTTCCCTACGGAATGGAATTCAGATTCTTTTATCTGGACTAGAATAGTCTGGATGGGTTTCAACCTGCGTGTATTGTAATAACTCAGCGGAGATGAAAGCTAGTTATATCCGGTTGAAAGATTTGAACTGTCACCTCCTTGCCTCAGACTTTCAACTGTCATAATTCGtactcattattttttcttaatttcttacgTGACGcttcagtttcaaattaaaaaatgcgTCATTCCTTTGTTGGAGGGTCCCCCCTTTCCCCCAAACACTCGTCTCCGTCAGAATCATCAACATTTCTTGTGAAATTTTCAACTGTGATTGAAAAATTCACAGCTTCttctttgcaaaattttagaaaagcgGAAGCTTTTTGTGTACAAGACCAGGCAATAAATATTGATGACTGTCTGGAGGGGGTGAGAGGAAGCCTCAGCGAATGAgtcacacaatttttaatttgaaattaatttttaatttcgcaTGACACATCGTTAAAAAACGTAGGAAGATAATAAGCTTAGGAGTGAAATGTTAAGGAAAAAGGGTCACTATGCAACagttaaggaatttttttaaaagaaatgacagATAGCCCTGAAATaagtaatgttttcttttctcttgAAGCGAGAAAAACAGAGTTGATTTTATCTTATTCAGTTACTCTCAAAGTCATTACATGAAGCGGTGACTGACTACTATATAATAAACAATGGCTACTTTGATGGAACGGATGCTCGCTGCGTTTAAAAACCgttttattcctaaaaatatacACAAACGAAGTTAAATGAGAAagataatcttcatttttttgaatctgaaatattGTTCCTTGTTATTATCACCGACAGATTTTAATTCTAAGAGCTTATTGGACTTTTCTACAAACATGAAGCACATTCCAGTAACAATGCTGttccaaaattctattttaaaatatattctgtcatttaaagcagaaaaaaaatctactaaaatCCTTatcgaaacattaaaaataaatagaattccatAAATACTACTATCTTTGTGTTggcttttaattttagaatttacttgTGATATTTAACAGTCTACGTTACTGATTTCTCTCTAAATTATGGGGTTTTAAtgatttctctcttttttaatatGGTATAGAATAGTTAGaatgaatgagtttttttttaatgcaaaatcaacttaaaaaaaaaagatgaatagttTGTTTTCACAGTTTtcttaacgaaatatttttacagGATAAGTGAGTAATAtttcttactagccgcctttggcgaccagccggttcgccagtattaccgctcgctacaattttcaattaaatattttaagtaactggtttcttaataaattctcaaacaaaacatttttaatcttcaaattttgatagtcataccaaacttatactgttgtttagatcgtttcgttcaattcactatatatattttcctaatttgttgtcatttccggtaaaacttcaactttaatttaaagtgggaatgctgaaattgcaattaatataaagatattttttaataaaatcaagcgctttattttatttatcatctttattgttattattattattgaatatgagtattgcaaacagaatcgctcggtatttaagtcttatgtgaactacaaaatatttttcataatttatgtaatatctcaaagaacaattcaacaaaaatttcgcagattcagcataaaattcagtttttaattttgctttcaaaaggattgaaatgaaatcaataataatattttgttccggcctataaatatatttcaaaaattatgaagtttaaatttaatgcagtaaggtatcatattctggacacaccaaattttaaataaatgaatgaatgtttctattttccacgatcaattaagactgatttatgaagttttaaatgttaaaaatttagaaaaactcaaaattttcataatctcaggccaattaatcttgagaaacctgtgCGCttattggcgtattttctttgaaacgatcgatggaaaatctaaaattatccttttttttattgaatagtgatatttaaattttcataaaacagtcAGTTTAAGtggttgattggaaattaactctttttatttaaaatattagtgtttcaagaacattttgttaaacgtgttttccacagcagaagctttatgtaaaatcaaaaatttgtcatttattagagcatttattgaatcaagttacataaaatacaatcattttccatttagaccattttagcagatctgtgtctattactaaaggtttacaaattagcagtgtggccctgatttgaatggatatcctgttcatattaaacaaaacttgccttaaaataaaactgatttattggattaataatatagagagtataaaagatcataaaataatttttcttgaatttattttttagaaaaaataatatttcatatttgtctcattttttacagacacgtgctgaaaattatatttttgcagatttcatttccaaaaagatttaatttatttttaattggagctttaatcaatgtagtggcaacactttgaaaaaagttaatttttcccatgaatgcgaaacgtgctcgtgcagcttaaattttatttttattttgtacgaaaaaaattgttgaaaaatatagttaaaatatttatttaaaaattccttaaaaatagaaacttaattttaaggttaaaacattggtatcatttaaaagataaatttttgatctttaacttcatgtaaaatcttttttgtgcggtaatattttcggaagttatagcagaaacgtcaaaattttgcttaatttttaaataaataaaattctaactaaaaattcaaaaaataaccctcaggtgcacattcccggcctccaaggtatacacgtgccaaatttggtagctgtaggttgaatggtctggcctgtagagcgccaacacacacacacacattgagctttattataagtatagattatgatGCTATGTTGATTCAAAACAAGAATGCCACTTTATCCTGAACGTTTTCCATTAGCATAAGTTACAAATCTAACGAATAAAGTCTGAGGTTATGTTCAATACAATTGAATCTTTCTATAAATATCCTGATAAAATACAACTGTTGAGTCAAGATTTTGCATTACCCTTTCTACCCCAATGTAAACGTTAAATAATACTCCACCCCTTCCGCCCGAACACATTTTAAACACATTCTCCAGATCACAGATGCGACATTtccaaattacataaattttgtcCCCATCATCTTCACATCCGAACTccaaattcactttaaaaaaataatccaatgcAGCTGAAAGTATAACCAAAATAAGAATAGCATCCCCCCTCCTGCTTGTTTATTTGCACTGTGAGGGGTTCTTAACTTCATATTTCTAACAACTAAGCCCTGGTTGACTACAAAGGagtcatttaaaaattcagataacaTTTTTGGATAACACTATATTATCTTCaagaaattccatttttccaTCTTTGTGTACAATTAAACATACTGAGCAGAAAACGATAATTCTAAtatgaaaacttaattttgatGAGGATGCAATTTCTATTCAAATATCAACATTACATTTATAAatcaacattttatgaaaatttaaccattaaaatgttctcattttttgaatttagcAGTTTACACGTTTAGGTAACTcactgtatatataatattacatttattaatacttcatatttatggaaacaagaattaagaagaaaaaaaaacagcttttaaaaaaaagaaaaggtaaaaagGCTAAGTACATTTATTTCTTTGTCCTTCTACTTTACATTGTAACAAAATCCAAGAATGCATTTAGAGTACAcaaaatatatagatagaaatagcaaagaagaaaaaagctTTCTAAGTGACATTTCACAAcacatataaaacataaaaataaaacattccataaaattttcaaattcatccaAATGCTTTCAACATATCCCTATAAATGTGCTTTCAAACCTATGCATGacaatacatattattatttttaaaataggacTATGGttcacataaaatatgagaaaatagcaaaaattagtaaaaactgaataatttggacagaagctaaattttaatatctgatgtTACAATAGTGTGAAGTAGTAGCTTTACAGCTGAAAAATGCTTTATACTCAAAATAAggcaaattatataatattggctgaaataataataaaaaaaagttacatcaaaatgttgaataaataatatcACACTCTTATATTGTACGagataagaaattataatttcaatataaaagttTCTCTGCAGTCAGAAAcaaacaaagtaaatattttaaatactaaaatatataaaaactattctgacaagaaataaacagaatttcaaaaatagcaaCTCATTgtcataatgaaatattatataaaattctacataATGGTATCCAATCCAATTTTGGATACCAccatgcaataaaatattgcaaataaaaaatatgttttacaaaacTTAAACACTATAGCTCtacaattagaattttattatttcatctttttaaagtTCAGTGGAGTCAATTCATGTGACATAAAAGTCATCTACGACTgtgaatattttctaaagtttcaCAGGGAATTGAGTTAGGAATTGGTCTCTCTGTAATGTATTGGTCTGTATTTGACTAGCtattatgtttgtattttatgtAGTAATTTGgagttataaaatgtatatacttCATAACAAATTGctaaattattatgcatttataaatacatttaaacaaaattttattgcatttttatgaatatacattttatttatttatttctgagatAAAGAGAGCTTTTACCTAAGAAGTTTGATTTTAATAacttggttttaattttaattctcatgCATAATTTCCTCATTAGTCTTTATAGTTAtccatgataattattttttatttattctggaCAAACTTACATTTAATACAGAATAAACTAGCTCTTCACTTTagattaatattgaataaaattgcttCTTAGAATGAatgagttttcaattttatttatctgagaTTGTAGAACTTTTTCACACAGGatctatttaatatcattttgtcGATGTGACCTAATTTTCAATGCTGCCTGAAGGTATCaagaatttaaagtataattttttcttaatatagaaaatattaaatttgatattctcATTTCTGTGTAATCAATATTGAATTCTTAACATTGTGGTTTTAAGATTTTAACTGAAGAgtctaattcaattaaaatcttaatcatgctaaataaaattatttcatttgcaatcATACCACTTTATTATTGTCAAGAAAACTCTCTCTTCTTCAGAATAGCagactttatttttagaaaacccTTTTAAATTTACAATCATTCTGCATGAAATTAGTATTTAACAGTAAAATGCAGTGTTTAACAGTAAAATAAGATAGCATGAAATAATCccaatatataaatgcattttgtagtgcaataaagtatatttttttgctttcttttaagtATTTACTTCCAATATTATGTTTAATTGCTACATATCATAAGTGTAATACAGATAaacattctttagaaattatttcaatttgaaacatCAAATTAAcacattattatattctttacaaataatattatgaaagatgcataatataataagtaattttaaaatatatggttaTTAGATCTATCTAGAGTTAtatagagtttttattttaactaagtttcattttgctaaaaaattgtaaaaaaaaaaaaaatgataagcaattaaatttacatgttttgataaatatatatattcaagtctTTTGACATTACAATGTtaaattttcacatatatatggttaaaataaattatcagagaTTTTGCCTATTGTAACAATAATTGTTTACCTGGACAAGAATGAGGTCTTGTACAGTATAAAGGATGGCTTTCCTCTATACATACAATCGATTAGCCAAATCACCACAACCCTCCTAATGGGACTGATAAAATAAGCCAGAAAAACCCAGTGGTGAAAAACATCCTTAAGGATCCTGGGAGTCGAAGCTGTGCAGACCCACAGTCATCATCTTTTACAAGTATTTGTTTAATAAGTATTTAGTAAGTAATTATTGTACAAGTATttgcattttgcaaaaaaagtataaGCTCATTGATTGGTGTTATTAATAAACTGATTGCTTGCATACAATGCAGTTCTAAAACTTGACTGAAATACTGATTGATGAGTTTTCTTAATGtagcattaatatatataataataatatattaatttaaatactagatatacataatttttaattaattacttggATTGTAGAAAAGGTGccttattttatagaaatatggtCATATATCTCTgctaattatttttgtaacatgtaaaaatattaaaaatgattaatcattaaaatagctcatatttgttcaaataaacatgatttaaattacaatattatatatatatatttcaatttttactgtaaaatacttacaaattacattatactgcaaaataaaatatatgagagACATTGtttgcatgaataaaaattaattagattttaataattatctcattttttaCTTACTTATCAGGTTTCATAATTATGTATACAAAAGTGTTCTCCagctctaatattttaaaaatattcttcactttttttaaattttatattttaccctCTTTTGAAATATGCAATCAAATAATTGATaactgtaatgaaaaatataaattaaattgcaaaattgcttttttttttttttttttttttttgcaatgcatgataatttttaaagttaatgcaCAAAGTGGCTCTAACTTTAAAACTGATGATAATATAAGCAATAACATATTgtagatatgaaataaatctttacttaatgtgcaaaatactatttttttttatccccaaAATATTATGGTTTCAGCACTACATCATCTGATTTcacttaatgcatttttaagctgtcattaaaagaatattttgaaacatttttcattcaatcaaactactatttttttaataaataataataaaaaaaaatcttaaccaGTTAAATTTTTGATCActtcaaaaccaaaatttaaaatttgttcttttttaatataatcaccACACTAGTCAAAAACTTTAAATCTtaacaaatagaaatttattttttaatttaaaattcaaaatcaatgaaaaaataaaaaatgcacataTCGTAACATTCTCATTAGAAAATGTCTTGCACGACACATCATTTGAGTCGTAATCTTATGATTGATCTTACAATTAGAAAATTGTAAACAGCCGTAATGAATAGATAATCAGGAATTATGAAGAAACGTTATGTGCGAGTTGTATAGATGTTACACGACCATGAATTGACcccactgaaattaaatttttattatttaaatataaaaaaacaagtaTATTATgcactaaaatttatttcttcagatgcccttttttatgtttttgtatttcaaaagcatggataaattttttataatctgtaGATGTATACGAAGGAAAAGAACAGTTTTTCAACATGCGGCGGTATGTGTGTATCAGTTTATTTATCCAATTTTCTCTATTATGTGAACCAACTAATTCTTGAATTGACATAGAAAAACACCCCCATCTATTCTTTTGCATTAAAGtatcgaaaaaaataattccaccgtatgaaaatatcatttcttttctctGAGAAGTTGCTGCAGTTTGAATAATTGCTTTGATAATTGGACTACTGTGTTCCAGTACTCCTAACTTAATTAAAAAACccgaatttatacatttttcaataatgtatgttttacaatGATCAGGGCTATTTTTCCAGAAGAGTTCAAAAGCATTTTCAAAGATTTGATTTCCACCATACTCTTGTAAAATATGGgccattttttctataattaagtAGAAATCTTCATGCATAAGCACATCCCTGgttttataagcaattttaagaaaatcaccTATTgtagaaaattgtaaataataatacaaaatagtaCCTGAATGACTAACAATTAAGCCATTGAACATTTCACTACTTACATACTGAGAAAGTAATGGAATCATTTTATGCTTGATGTTTTCTTGAAATGAACATGGCATTTCAAGAATGGATTTCAGTTTGCTGCAAGCCACTGTGCACATTTgatcttctttcattttcttcaaaaagtgTTCAGTCCAAATTGCATTGTTATTTTTCACAGACATATTAAAAGCAAAGAACAAAGTATCTCTGTTACCAGTATACTGGATTTCATCCATTAAATCATCCATGTTATCTTTTATATAtgatatccaaaattttatttcaaagcattcCATAGCATCAGTATCATATGGAAGATTTTGTTGTTCTAACAAGTCCCacaactgaaatatataattttcaaga carries:
- the LOC129985270 gene encoding uncharacterized protein LOC129985270 isoform X3, with translation MDSDAQITLADRAAVVVAAAVWYHKNAVERIKKSTSCKRSFEQRYWMKTKIIVNKNIHSLPLPASCKQRVESFIVFVGEGIEQWIQDHYFLTINSSVLSSLLSWNPKGVIDCIATAKNIISHEKNLISCFRIACMYCLENYIFQLWDLLEQQNLPYDTDAMECFEIKFWISYIKDNMDDLMDEIQYTGNRDTLFFAFNMSVKNNNAIWTEHFLKKMKEDQMCTVACSKLKSILEMPCSFQENIKHKMIPLLSQYVSSEMFNGLIVSHSGTILYYYLQFSTIGDFLKIAYKTRDVLMHEDFYLIIEKMAHILQEYGGNQIFENAFELFWKNSPDHCKTYIIEKCINSGFLIKLGVLEHSSPIIKAIIQTAATSQRKEMIFSYGGIIFFDTLMQKNRWGCFSMSIQELVGSHNRENWINKLIHTYRRMLKNCSFPSYTSTDYKKFIHAFEIQKHKKGHLKK
- the LOC129985270 gene encoding uncharacterized protein LOC129985270 isoform X1, which encodes MGDKTHFCQMDSDAQITLADRAAVVVAAAVWYHKNAVERIKKSTSCKRSFEQRYWMKTKIIVNKNIHSLPLPASCKQRVESFIVFVGEGIEQWIQDHYFLTINSSVLSSLLSWNPKGVIDCIATAKNIISHEKNLISCFRIACMYCLENYIFQLWDLLEQQNLPYDTDAMECFEIKFWISYIKDNMDDLMDEIQYTGNRDTLFFAFNMSVKNNNAIWTEHFLKKMKEDQMCTVACSKLKSILEMPCSFQENIKHKMIPLLSQYVSSEMFNGLIVSHSGTILYYYLQFSTIGDFLKIAYKTRDVLMHEDFYLIIEKMAHILQEYGGNQIFENAFELFWKNSPDHCKTYIIEKCINSGFLIKLGVLEHSSPIIKAIIQTAATSQRKEMIFSYGGIIFFDTLMQKNRWGCFSMSIQELVGSHNRENWINKLIHTYRRMLKNCSFPSYTSTDYKKFIHAFEIQKHKKGHLKK
- the LOC129985270 gene encoding uncharacterized protein LOC129985270 isoform X2 — protein: MLNTHFCQMDSDAQITLADRAAVVVAAAVWYHKNAVERIKKSTSCKRSFEQRYWMKTKIIVNKNIHSLPLPASCKQRVESFIVFVGEGIEQWIQDHYFLTINSSVLSSLLSWNPKGVIDCIATAKNIISHEKNLISCFRIACMYCLENYIFQLWDLLEQQNLPYDTDAMECFEIKFWISYIKDNMDDLMDEIQYTGNRDTLFFAFNMSVKNNNAIWTEHFLKKMKEDQMCTVACSKLKSILEMPCSFQENIKHKMIPLLSQYVSSEMFNGLIVSHSGTILYYYLQFSTIGDFLKIAYKTRDVLMHEDFYLIIEKMAHILQEYGGNQIFENAFELFWKNSPDHCKTYIIEKCINSGFLIKLGVLEHSSPIIKAIIQTAATSQRKEMIFSYGGIIFFDTLMQKNRWGCFSMSIQELVGSHNRENWINKLIHTYRRMLKNCSFPSYTSTDYKKFIHAFEIQKHKKGHLKK